A section of the Heterodontus francisci isolate sHetFra1 unplaced genomic scaffold, sHetFra1.hap1 HAP1_SCAFFOLD_409, whole genome shotgun sequence genome encodes:
- the LOC137367002 gene encoding probable G-protein coupled receptor 139 has protein sequence MRPVNLLAIVILSRGKCGLSKCVTHYLVAMAVADLMVVIIEVILKRSNNIYLPINLLFITPICTIKLVTKMAALHCSVWFTVAFTFDRFVAICCPNLKQRHCTQRTANMVLATVCVLSCLRTIPLHFLYEPQLIINNIPYFCIETHAYYTSPLWAAYEWIDSILTPLVPIFLILLLNALTVKHVIKSNIVRRALLSSINNQNDPESKNRKRSMILLFTISGNFILLWMTYVVHSLRWRVKNYNYTDRYYSNPIYINQQTGYMLQLLSSCTNTCIYGLTQEKFREELKNGVKYLITLNGRLCK, from the exons ATGAGACCCG TCAACTTGctcgcgattgtgatcctgtcccgtggaaagtgtggtctctccaaatgtgtcactcattacttggtggccatggcagttgcGGATCTAATGGTGGTGATCATTGAAGTCATATTGAAGCGAAGTAACAATATTTACTTGCCAATAAATTTATTGTTCATCACTCCCATATGCACCATAAAACTAGTCACGAAAATGGCAGCACTGCACTGCTCCGTCTGGTTCAcggttgctttcacctttgatcgctttGTAGCTATTTGTTGTccgaatctcaaacaaaggcattgTACCCAAAGAACGGCGAACATGGTTTTAGCGACCGTGTGCGTGCTCAGCTGCCTGAGAACCATCCCCTTACATTTCTTGTATGAACCTCAACTTATAATTAACAACATTCCATACTTCTGCATTGAAACCCATGCCTATTACACTTCTCCCTTATGGGCCGCATACGAGTGGATTGACAGCATTTTAACACCTTTAGTGCCGATCTTTTTGATCCTTTTGTTAAATGCTCTCACTGTGAAACATGTTATAAAGTCCAATATAGTCCGCAGGGCGCTCCTCAGCAGCATCAATAACCAAAATGATCCAGAGAGCAAGAACCGGAAGAGgtcaatgatcttgctctttactatATCTGGTAATTTCATTCTTCTCTGGATGACATATGTCGTGCATTCCCTAAGGTGGCGGGTGAAAAACTACAATTATACAGACAGATACTACAGTAACCCAATATACATCAACCAGCAAACGGGAtacatgctgcagcttctcagttcttgcaccaacacgtgtatctaTGGGCTGACACAGGaaaaattcagagaagagctgaagaatggagtgaaatactTGATTACACTGAATGGGAGATTATGCAAATAG